Below is a genomic region from Streptomyces roseoviridis.
CTCGCACTCCCAGGTGCCCGTGGGGTGGTGGGTGGTTCTTGAGGCTCCTTGGGCCGTGTGTCAGAGGGACCAGTCGGCGAGCAGGCCCCGGTAGAACGCGGCGTGCGGGGTCTCGACCGGCGTCGGGCCGGCGAAGTGCACACCCGTACGGGGGGTGGCGAGCTTGCGCAGGTAGTCGAAGGCCTTGTTGTCCTCCTCGCCCCACACCGTGAACCGCCAGTGCGTCGCGTACGGGCGGTCCGCGGCCTCCGTCAGCGCCTGCGTCGCGGCCGTCTTCGACTCCGGCGCGCCGTCCGTCTGGAACACCACCAGGGCGGGGCGGGCCGGGTCCGCCGACTTCTCGTGCAGGGCGAGGACCTCCTCCACCGCGCGGTGGTAGTTGGTGCGGCCCAGCCGGCCGAGGCCCGCGTTGATCGTCTCGACGCGGTCGGCGGTCATGTCGGCGGGGCGCAGTTCGGCGGTCCCGTCGATGTCCGTCGAGAAGAAGACGGCGGTCACGGCGGCGTCCTCCGACAGGTGCGCGGCGAGCGCCACGGTCTGCTCGGCGAGCCGCTGCACGGACCCGTCCTTGAAGTACGGACGCATCGACCCGGACCGGTCCACCACCAGGTACACGGCCGCCCGCGCCCCGGTGAGCCCCTGCTTCTTCAGTACGGCACCGGCGGCCTTGTAGGCGTCGGCGAGGTGCGGCGCGTCGGCCTTCAGCCGGGCGAGGGCGAGGGCGGGGCGTGCGGAGGCGGTGTCGTCCTCGGCCGCCTCCTCCGTGACGTCCGGCTGTGCCGGGGCCGGGGCGTCGGTGGCCTCGTCCTCGGCCGCGACCGGGGCGTCGGCCTCGGCCGCCACGGCTTCCGGCGTGGGCTCCTCTGCCGTGTCGGCCCGCGGCTGCGCCGGGGCGGGGACGTCGGCCTCGGTGCCCGTCGCGGTGCCCGTCTCGGCGGGGGCGGGCGCGGGCTGCGCCTCCGCGTCGGCCTCGGCGTCGGCGTCGGCGTCGGCCTCGGCCGTGGGGGTCTCGGGCGTGGCGGCGTCGCCGGCGGGCTCCGCGGCCGGCTGCTCCTCGGTCGGGTGCGTGGTTTCCGCCGAACCGGCGGTCGGGTGCTGCGCGTCCGCGACGCCGTTCTCCGGCTCCGCCGCGGCGGCGTCGTCGGCCGGGGTCCCGGCCTCGGCGACGGCGTCCTCGGCCTGCGCCACCACCGGGGCGGCCGACGGCTCGTCGGCCGAAGCCTCGGCGGTCGCCTCGTCCGCAGCCGCGTCGTCGGTCCCGGGCTCTTCCGCCGCGACGGCGGCGGGCGTGGTCTCGTCCGTCTGCGTCTGCGTCTGCGCCTGCGCCTCCACGTCAGCGGCCTCGGCCGTCGGCTCGACGGCCTTCGCCGGTGCGGTGTCCGTTTCCGGGGCAGCGGTGTCGGCCGACGGCTCCTGGTCGGCCTCCTCCGCCTTCGCGGCGGGG
It encodes:
- a CDS encoding VWA domain-containing protein yields the protein MGIRSLLRKVFGRDRTNAAEPEVPATSVPPQADAPAPESTANATVAARAETAKTAEAKATTDTRTSAGTGGPAKETAETPAPTGTAADPESASAATAAERAAADLVAAAFDNPKIPPARRASSSGSERGTAEAEPDAAGTGAGTAEAGIGAAEAEPGTGAGAGASGTEPATGAGAGAGASGTEPATGAGASGTEPATGAGASGTEPATAKAPEGAAAAGDAAEADGAEAEAASADAADTTGPEADVAEATKTEVSETTAADAADATEPAADAVDADAEPAPAPAAKAEEADQEPSADTAAPETDTAPAKAVEPTAEAADVEAQAQTQTQTDETTPAAVAAEEPGTDDAAADEATAEASADEPSAAPVVAQAEDAVAEAGTPADDAAAAEPENGVADAQHPTAGSAETTHPTEEQPAAEPAGDAATPETPTAEADADADAEADAEAQPAPAPAETGTATGTEADVPAPAQPRADTAEEPTPEAVAAEADAPVAAEDEATDAPAPAQPDVTEEAAEDDTASARPALALARLKADAPHLADAYKAAGAVLKKQGLTGARAAVYLVVDRSGSMRPYFKDGSVQRLAEQTVALAAHLSEDAAVTAVFFSTDIDGTAELRPADMTADRVETINAGLGRLGRTNYHRAVEEVLALHEKSADPARPALVVFQTDGAPESKTAATQALTEAADRPYATHWRFTVWGEEDNKAFDYLRKLATPRTGVHFAGPTPVETPHAAFYRGLLADWSL